GATGAAATGTATGAAGAATTGAAAAAACATAATAAAATTATTTTAACGTACCAAGATAATACAAATGGATCATACAAAGATATAGCAGGGATTACAAATATAGAAGGTAACGTTTGTGGTATGATGCCACATCCTGAGAGAGCTATGGAAACATTACTTGGCTCAGATAGC
This genomic window from Dysgonomonas mossii contains:
- a CDS encoding phosphoribosylformylglycinamidine synthase subunit PurQ, with protein sequence DEMYEELKKHNKIILTYQDNTNGSYKDIAGITNIEGNVCGMMPHPERAMETLLGSDSGVKLFQSMIESWREQHV